From a region of the Lactuca sativa cultivar Salinas chromosome 4, Lsat_Salinas_v11, whole genome shotgun sequence genome:
- the LOC128133240 gene encoding uncharacterized protein LOC128133240, with amino-acid sequence MTMLGVKTLVIILFLQAMFVSMVTEAASANKVKRVKPPKPVKPVQEILTCKSRKSRCFMKRIKCPVECPKVKPKNPKDKACFLDCYSPKCEAVCKSRKPNCNGPGAACYDPRFIGGDGIVFYFHGKSNEHFSLISDTDLQINARFIGLRPEGRTRDYTWIQALGLKFGHHNFTLEATRTQKWDDDVDHLKLSYDGKELFIPEGHSSEWNSPEGDVQVERTATSNSVTVTIPDHAEISVNVIPVSEEDSKIHNYQIPTNDSFAHLEVQFRFFGLSSKVEGILGRTYRPDFENPAKQGVAMPVVGGDDKYKTSSLLAADCALCVFSPNEIKDEHGSPIMKFGMLDCTGGGNGITCKK; translated from the exons atgACGATGTTGGGTGTTAAGACCCTAGTGATAATTTTATTTTTACAGGCAATGTTTGTGTCGATGGTGACTGAAGCTGCATCTGCTAATAAGGTAAAACGTGTTAAACCTCCAAAGCCTGTGAAACCCGTTCAGGAGATTTTAACTTGCAAAAGCCGAAAAAGCAGATGTTTCATGAAGCGCATCAAGTGCCCCGTAGAATGCCCCAAGGTTAAACCAAAGAACCCTAAAGACAAAGCATGTTTTCTTGATTGTTATTCACCCAAATGCGAGGCCGTGTGTAAAT CACGTAAGCCAAACTGCAATGGACCTGGAGCTGCATGCTACGACCCACGATTCATTGGTGGTGATGGAATTGTATTCTATTTTCATGGAAAAAGCAACGAGCATTTTAGTTTGATATCTGATACCGATCTCCAAATCAACGCACGTTTTATTGGACTTCGACCTGAAGGTAGAACTCGTGACTATAcatggatccaagcattaggattgAAGTTTGGCCATCACAATTTCACTCTTGAAGCGACAAGGACCCAAAAATGGGATGATGATGTTGATCACCTAAAGTTATCATATGATGGGAAGGAATTGTTCATTCCAGAAGGCCATTCCTCCGAGTGGAATTCCCCAGAAGGCGATGTACAAGTTGAAAGGACTGCAACAAGCAATAGTGTAACTGTCACCATACCAGATCATGCTGAGATATCTGTTAATGTGATTCCAGTATCAGAAGAAGACAGCAAGATACATAATTATCAGATTCCAACAAATGATAGCTTTGCTCACTTGGAAGTACAGTTTCGATTCTTTGGTTTATCATCTAAAGTTGAAGGGATTCTTGGTAGAACTTATCGTCCTGATTTTGAAAATCCAGCAAAACAAGGAGTGGCAATGCCTGTGGTGGGTGGTGATGATAAGTACAAGACTAGTTCGCTCCTTGCGGCTGATTGTGCCCTCTGCGTGTTCTCTCCAAATGAAATCAAGGATGAACATGGCTCGCCAATAATGAAGTTTGGCATGCTAGACTGTACGGGTGGAGGAAATGGAATTACATGTAAGAAATAA